The Cellulomonas sp. S1-8 genome has a window encoding:
- a CDS encoding glycosyltransferase family 2 protein, translating into MTSTRGPGPLARISVFFPMWNEEEYIERAVTAASVTCRELVESGQVMDYEVIVVDDASTDRTPQIAAALAADDEHVRVVTHPVNRKLGGSMRSGFEAAKGDVVLYTDADLPFEMRELVRALRVLQTYEVDIVSAYRLDRTGEGPRRAVYSFLYNGLVRAMFGTHVRDVNFAFKLVRREVLDHVALRSEGSFIDAELLVRAQKAGFQVLQIGVDYFPRTRGVSTLSSLGVIRTMLSEMWTLRRELRTLPARPTK; encoded by the coding sequence ATGACGTCCACACGGGGGCCGGGGCCGCTGGCCCGCATCTCCGTCTTCTTCCCGATGTGGAACGAGGAGGAGTACATCGAGCGCGCCGTGACCGCGGCGTCGGTGACGTGCCGCGAGCTCGTCGAGAGCGGTCAGGTGATGGACTACGAGGTGATCGTCGTCGACGACGCCTCCACTGACCGCACGCCTCAGATCGCCGCCGCGCTGGCGGCGGACGACGAGCACGTGCGCGTCGTGACCCATCCCGTCAACCGCAAGCTGGGCGGCTCGATGCGCTCGGGGTTCGAGGCGGCCAAGGGCGACGTCGTGCTGTACACCGACGCGGACCTGCCGTTCGAGATGCGCGAGCTGGTCCGCGCGCTGCGCGTCCTGCAGACGTACGAGGTCGACATCGTCAGCGCCTACCGCCTGGACCGCACGGGCGAGGGCCCGCGCCGCGCCGTCTACTCGTTCCTGTACAACGGCCTGGTGCGCGCCATGTTCGGGACCCACGTGCGCGACGTGAACTTCGCGTTCAAGCTCGTCCGGCGTGAGGTGCTCGACCACGTCGCGCTGCGCAGCGAGGGGTCCTTCATCGACGCCGAGCTGCTGGTGCGCGCGCAGAAGGCCGGCTTCCAGGTGCTGCAGATCGGCGTGGACTACTTCCCGCGGACCCGCGGGGTGTCGACGCTGTCGTCGCTGGGCGTGATCCGCACGATGCTCTCCGAGATGTGGACGCTGCGGCGCGAGCTGCGCACCCTGCCGGCGCGGCCCACGAAGTGA
- a CDS encoding SDR family oxidoreductase encodes MADQTTPQDPTTQQPDPSSHGAEQIAHPGLTDDMDTEPDHGEESYRGSGRLEGRRALITGGDSGIGRAVAIAFAREGADVAISYLPEEEEDARVTLGWVEKAGRRGVALPGDIRDEELARSLPGRAAEALGGLDVLVNNAAYQMGQPGGLADVTTEQLDRVLKTNVYAMFWITQAALPHLGAGASIINTSSIQAFDPSPALLDYASTKAAILNFSKGLAQELAEDGIRVNAVCPGPVWTPLIPATMDVEKVEDFGAETPMGRAGQPAELAPAYVFLASQESSYITGDRILVTGGKS; translated from the coding sequence ATGGCCGACCAGACGACCCCCCAGGACCCCACCACCCAGCAGCCCGACCCCAGCAGCCACGGCGCCGAGCAGATCGCGCACCCCGGGCTGACCGACGACATGGACACCGAGCCGGACCACGGCGAGGAGTCGTACCGCGGCTCCGGGCGCCTCGAAGGGCGTCGTGCCCTGATCACCGGCGGGGACTCCGGCATCGGCCGCGCCGTCGCCATCGCGTTCGCCCGCGAGGGTGCCGACGTCGCGATCTCCTACCTCCCCGAGGAGGAGGAGGACGCCCGCGTCACGCTCGGCTGGGTCGAGAAGGCGGGCCGCCGCGGCGTGGCGCTGCCGGGCGACATCCGCGACGAGGAGCTCGCGCGCTCGCTGCCGGGCCGCGCCGCCGAGGCGCTCGGCGGGCTCGACGTCCTCGTCAACAACGCGGCGTACCAGATGGGGCAGCCGGGCGGGCTCGCCGACGTCACCACCGAGCAGCTCGACCGCGTCCTGAAGACCAACGTCTACGCGATGTTCTGGATCACCCAGGCCGCGCTGCCGCACCTGGGCGCGGGCGCGTCGATCATCAACACGTCCTCGATCCAGGCGTTCGATCCCAGCCCCGCGCTGCTCGACTACGCCTCGACCAAGGCCGCGATCCTCAACTTCTCGAAGGGCCTCGCGCAGGAGCTCGCCGAGGACGGCATCCGCGTCAACGCCGTGTGCCCCGGCCCCGTCTGGACGCCGCTGATCCCCGCGACCATGGACGTCGAGAAGGTCGAGGACTTCGGTGCCGAGACCCCGATGGGCCGCGCGGGCCAGCCGGCCGAGCTCGCACCCGCGTACGTCTTCCTCGCGTCGCAGGAGTCGTCGTACATCACCGGTGACCGCATCCTCGTCACCGGCGGCAAGTCCTGA
- a CDS encoding SDR family oxidoreductase yields MRVVVVGGHGKIARLLAPLLVARGDEVVPLVRRPEHADALAALGTQPALLDIEASDADDFASVMVGADAVVFAAGAGPDGNAGRKRSVDLEGSLKAQDGARLAGVRRFVQVSAIGVDAPITDDMPAVWAAYVVAKRDADEALRATDLGWTILRPGGLTDQPGSGRVTLGDEVARRDVPRADVAAVVAAVLLDDRAVGHQWELVAGDTPIPEALTRATA; encoded by the coding sequence ATGCGCGTCGTCGTCGTGGGTGGCCACGGCAAGATCGCCCGCCTGCTCGCCCCGCTGCTGGTCGCCCGCGGCGACGAGGTCGTGCCCCTGGTCCGCCGCCCCGAGCACGCCGACGCGCTCGCGGCCCTGGGCACGCAGCCCGCGCTCCTCGACATCGAGGCGTCGGACGCGGACGACTTCGCGTCGGTGATGGTCGGGGCCGACGCGGTCGTGTTCGCGGCCGGCGCCGGGCCGGACGGGAACGCGGGGCGCAAGCGCAGCGTCGACCTCGAGGGGTCGCTGAAGGCGCAGGACGGTGCCCGCCTGGCGGGCGTCCGGCGGTTCGTGCAGGTGTCCGCGATCGGCGTCGACGCGCCGATCACGGACGACATGCCGGCCGTGTGGGCCGCGTACGTCGTCGCCAAGCGCGACGCCGACGAGGCGCTGCGCGCCACCGACCTGGGCTGGACGATCCTGCGGCCGGGCGGCCTGACCGACCAGCCGGGCTCGGGGCGCGTCACGCTGGGCGACGAGGTCGCGCGCCGCGACGTCCCGCGGGCCGACGTCGCGGCGGTCGTCGCGGCCGTGCTGCTCGACGACCGCGCCGTCGGCCACCAGTGGGAGCTGGTCGCGGGGGACACCCCGATCCCGGAGGCGTTGACCCGCGCGACCGCCTGA
- a CDS encoding class I SAM-dependent methyltransferase, whose protein sequence is MTRRPDAAGRSALALYADAPWQERAHVHVRWWSAPFRRLERLLPATGPVLEIGCGHGLFSAYAALSGPGRRVVGVDIDADKIAAGAGAAARVPNLELAVAPDGAVPPGPWAAVVVVDVLYLLPADAQRSLLAAAAAQVAPGGRLVVKEMGASPAWKVRWNRWQETLSVRVLRITAGSTTFTFVPPDVMAGWLRDAGLTVTATRLDAGRVHPHHVLVGERAAV, encoded by the coding sequence ATGACACGACGACCGGACGCTGCCGGGAGGAGCGCCCTCGCGCTGTACGCCGACGCCCCCTGGCAGGAGCGCGCGCACGTGCACGTGCGGTGGTGGAGCGCGCCGTTCCGCCGCCTCGAGCGCCTGCTGCCCGCCACCGGCCCCGTCCTGGAGATCGGTTGCGGGCACGGGCTGTTCAGCGCGTACGCCGCGCTGTCGGGGCCGGGCCGACGGGTCGTCGGTGTGGACATCGACGCCGACAAGATCGCCGCCGGGGCCGGGGCCGCCGCCCGCGTGCCGAACCTCGAGCTCGCCGTGGCGCCCGACGGCGCCGTCCCGCCCGGGCCGTGGGCCGCGGTCGTCGTCGTCGACGTGCTGTACCTGCTGCCGGCCGACGCCCAGCGCAGCCTGCTGGCCGCCGCCGCCGCGCAGGTCGCGCCCGGTGGGCGGCTCGTCGTCAAGGAGATGGGGGCCTCCCCCGCCTGGAAGGTCCGCTGGAACCGCTGGCAGGAGACGCTGTCGGTGCGGGTGCTGCGGATCACGGCGGGGTCGACGACGTTCACGTTCGTGCCCCCGGACGTCATGGCCGGGTGGCTGCGCGACGCGGGCCTGACGGTGACGGCCACCCGCCTGGACGCCGGGCGCGTGCACCCGCACCACGTGCTCGTCGGCGAGCGCGCGGCGGTCTGA
- a CDS encoding MarR family winged helix-turn-helix transcriptional regulator — MAVPSVPATAGTDVEQAMFAFVDAYNQAWEAAAGEHDLSTAQACVLGRVETRRSMGELAEELRCDASNITQIVSRLEARELVHREPHPQDRRSRQIVRTPSGDDLYGVFEESFEFPRAAAANLTDAERRQLTALLRKALPG; from the coding sequence ATGGCAGTACCCTCCGTGCCCGCGACCGCGGGGACCGACGTCGAGCAGGCGATGTTCGCGTTCGTCGACGCCTACAACCAGGCATGGGAGGCCGCGGCGGGCGAGCACGACCTCAGCACCGCCCAGGCCTGCGTGCTCGGGCGCGTCGAGACCCGCCGCAGCATGGGCGAGCTCGCCGAGGAGCTGCGCTGCGACGCGTCCAACATCACCCAGATCGTCTCCCGGCTCGAGGCCCGCGAGCTGGTCCACCGCGAACCCCACCCGCAGGACCGGCGCTCCCGGCAGATCGTGCGCACCCCGAGCGGCGACGACCTGTACGGCGTCTTCGAGGAGTCCTTCGAGTTCCCGAGGGCGGCCGCCGCGAACCTCACCGACGCGGAACGCCGGCAGCTCACGGCGCTGCTGCGCAAGGCGCTGCCGGGCTGA
- a CDS encoding ribbon-helix-helix protein, CopG family yields the protein MKTAISLPDHVAARIDASARRHGMTRSEFYRRAAERYATELERSDVTARIDAAIRTGGQPAADSAPFRSHAADVITQDEW from the coding sequence ATGAAGACGGCCATCTCGCTTCCCGACCACGTCGCGGCCCGCATCGACGCCAGCGCGCGGCGGCACGGGATGACGCGTTCCGAGTTCTACCGCCGCGCCGCCGAGCGGTACGCCACCGAGCTCGAGCGCTCCGACGTGACGGCGCGCATCGATGCGGCCATCAGGACCGGCGGCCAGCCCGCCGCCGACTCCGCACCCTTCCGCAGCCACGCAGCCGACGTCATCACCCAGGACGAGTGGTGA
- a CDS encoding CPBP family intramembrane glutamic endopeptidase, whose product MPAPSSASVPTPGTVPTPATVPTAGPLLPRTGAALAAGLAAVAGAALVLLLVVAPDGLRSSADPGAPTVPYWHLLLPTAVALVLVRVLPPRAPTLAPVIAPGGPGTRRVVVAVAALLTCAAAFPVVVAATDVAASAAYHLVKIVVVVALPGLVVLATRGSLRTAWPRAAWRWWAPAVVVLVWTALAQAAPWLRHADYSAYPTDLLVAAAVATALTAGVGEELLYRVWLQTRLEALLGRWGGIAVAALVFALMHVGSRHGQGPLVEVAGAVVVQGLTLGVVAGYLWSRYRNAWLTVALHVLANGYVVAAALLD is encoded by the coding sequence ATGCCCGCACCGTCTTCCGCGTCCGTCCCGACGCCCGGCACCGTCCCGACACCTGCCACCGTCCCCACGGCAGGGCCTCTGCTGCCGCGCACGGGGGCCGCGCTCGCGGCGGGCCTCGCGGCGGTGGCCGGTGCCGCGCTCGTGCTCCTGCTCGTCGTCGCGCCCGACGGGCTGCGGAGCTCGGCCGACCCCGGGGCGCCGACCGTGCCGTACTGGCACCTGCTGCTGCCGACGGCGGTCGCGCTCGTGCTGGTCCGCGTGCTGCCGCCGCGGGCGCCGACGCTCGCGCCGGTGATCGCGCCGGGCGGACCCGGCACCCGCCGGGTCGTGGTGGCCGTCGCGGCGCTGCTGACCTGCGCGGCGGCGTTCCCCGTGGTCGTCGCCGCGACCGACGTCGCGGCGTCCGCCGCCTACCACCTCGTCAAGATCGTGGTCGTGGTCGCGCTGCCCGGGCTGGTGGTGCTGGCGACGCGCGGGTCGCTGCGCACGGCGTGGCCGCGTGCCGCGTGGCGCTGGTGGGCGCCCGCGGTCGTCGTGCTCGTGTGGACCGCCCTCGCGCAGGCTGCGCCCTGGTTGCGGCACGCCGACTACTCCGCCTACCCGACCGACCTGCTCGTCGCGGCGGCGGTCGCGACGGCGCTGACGGCCGGCGTCGGCGAGGAGCTGCTGTACCGGGTGTGGCTGCAGACCCGGCTCGAGGCGCTGCTGGGCCGCTGGGGCGGCATCGCGGTGGCCGCGCTGGTGTTCGCGCTCATGCACGTGGGCTCGCGGCACGGCCAGGGGCCGCTCGTCGAGGTCGCGGGCGCGGTCGTCGTGCAGGGCCTGACCCTCGGGGTCGTCGCGGGGTACCTGTGGTCCCGGTACCGCAACGCCTGGCTGACGGTCGCGCTGCACGTGCTCGCCAACGGCTACGTCGTGGCGGCCGCGCTGCTCGATTGA
- a CDS encoding type II toxin-antitoxin system PemK/MazF family toxin, translated as MIDRGSVCWVDFGEPRGSEPGKQRPAVVVQADDFNRSAIGTVVVVPLTSNTSLAAVPGNVFVPRVASGLAKDSVANVSQVTVASREYVTYPVASLPADLVAAIDDGLRLVLAL; from the coding sequence GTGATCGACCGTGGCTCCGTCTGCTGGGTCGACTTCGGCGAACCCCGGGGCAGCGAACCCGGCAAGCAGCGCCCGGCGGTCGTGGTCCAGGCCGACGACTTCAACCGTTCGGCCATCGGCACCGTCGTGGTGGTCCCTCTGACCTCGAACACGTCGCTCGCAGCGGTGCCGGGCAACGTGTTCGTCCCGCGCGTCGCCTCGGGACTCGCCAAGGACTCCGTCGCGAACGTCTCCCAGGTCACCGTGGCGTCGCGCGAGTACGTCACGTACCCCGTCGCCTCCTTGCCTGCGGACCTCGTCGCGGCGATCGACGACGGCCTGCGCCTGGTGCTCGCGCTGTGA
- a CDS encoding TM0106 family RecB-like putative nuclease, with amino-acid sequence MILLDDGTATSSTLTYSASDLTAAAQCEYAVLRALDALLGRGPAAEPDTDVVLARVAHLGDEHEQRVLRGLVAQYGVWKPGARGGLAQVPATRDPGSRTHLAAAHAATLDRLASADVVHQAAFFDGRFVGRADFVVRDDDGAWSVRDAKLARNARPTALLQVAAYADQLALAGLPVARQVELVLGDGVVTRHAVADLVPVYLERRARLQEMLDAHRAQDAPVVWDDDRWASCGRCGVCTAQLEAQRDVALVAGVYERQRPLLVAAGYPTIDALAAAPDGLEVDGLSPEVVEKVLLQARLQVEQEARNPDPTHPTDVPWAVPHPDRIAALLPPADPGDIFFDFEGDPLWFDAAMAGEPDAWGLEYLFGVVENPPATGAEAPFVAFWAHDRAAERVALRDFLAYLARRRAQHPGMHVYHYAAYEKTTLRKLAGRHGEGEAQVDALLREGLLVDLYAAVKAGVRTGQRSASLKKLEPLYMATGRGDGVTNAADSIVEYAEAVAARDAGRLDDWTDRIKAIEVYNHYDCDSTLGLRDWLLARLDEAGLAPTRAVVLDPEAQARAAELAAPDPLEDELLALAGLGPGEGVVRTPARQAVALVAGALRYHQREDKPYWWGHFDRLGAHPSDWAERRNVLLADRPGAVEVVTDWHLPAGKQVERRVLRLTGRLEPGSDLRPGAQAVGLYDPPLPECVKTSLDAPRGWCERMTVLEVTAEVDGTRPRDVLLVEETRPRGSAAFTELPMALAPAGPIATAPLREAIRGLAQRVHDAATSGGSAADDDVPLPRAAVLDLARRTPPRTRSGGPLPAAGGDLVDVLTRAVLDLDDSYLAVQGPPGTGKTYTGARVIAALVARGWRVGVVAQSHAVVENMLRGVAGAGVPAGAIAKKAPAASDGRAADPAAPWTWVPDAGFGAFWAAHPGGAPGAGAVLGGTAWDLVNAKRRPTEPLDLLVVDEAGQFALATTFAVAGAARNLLLLGDPQQLPQVSQGTHPEPVDRSALGWLTDGSDTLPADLGYFLPVTYRMHPDLCAAVSTLAYEGRLVASPGAAARSLDGVPPGVHGVLVDHDGNAVASPEEADVVVRLVADLVGRTWRDPGATPAERPLTAADVLVVAAYNAQVWTVRRALDAAGFTATRVGTVDRFQGQEAPVVLVTTAASSPAQVPRGLDFLLDRNRINVAVSRGQWAAFVVRSAHLTRTLPSRPESLERLGAFVGLTTRSVVPAPPGT; translated from the coding sequence GTGATCCTGCTCGACGACGGCACCGCGACCAGCTCGACCCTGACGTACTCGGCCAGCGACCTGACGGCCGCGGCGCAGTGCGAGTACGCGGTGCTGCGCGCGCTCGACGCGCTGCTCGGACGCGGGCCTGCGGCGGAGCCGGACACCGACGTCGTCCTCGCGCGCGTCGCGCACCTCGGCGACGAGCACGAGCAGCGCGTGCTGCGAGGGCTGGTGGCGCAGTACGGCGTGTGGAAACCGGGGGCGCGCGGCGGGCTCGCGCAGGTGCCGGCGACGCGGGACCCGGGGTCGCGCACCCACCTGGCGGCCGCGCACGCGGCGACGCTGGACCGGCTCGCGTCGGCGGACGTCGTGCACCAGGCCGCGTTCTTCGACGGCCGGTTCGTCGGACGCGCCGACTTCGTGGTGCGCGACGACGACGGCGCGTGGTCCGTGCGGGACGCCAAGCTCGCGCGCAACGCCCGGCCGACGGCCCTGCTGCAGGTCGCCGCGTACGCCGACCAGCTCGCGCTCGCCGGGCTGCCGGTGGCGCGGCAGGTCGAGCTGGTGCTCGGTGACGGCGTCGTCACGCGGCACGCCGTCGCTGACCTCGTCCCCGTGTACCTGGAGCGGCGGGCACGCCTGCAGGAGATGCTCGACGCCCACCGCGCGCAGGACGCGCCCGTCGTGTGGGACGACGACCGCTGGGCGTCGTGCGGCCGGTGCGGCGTGTGCACGGCCCAGCTCGAGGCGCAGCGGGACGTCGCGCTCGTCGCCGGCGTGTACGAGCGGCAGCGGCCGCTGCTCGTCGCCGCGGGCTACCCGACGATCGACGCGCTCGCAGCCGCACCCGACGGCCTCGAGGTCGACGGGCTGAGCCCCGAGGTCGTCGAGAAGGTGCTGCTGCAGGCGCGCCTGCAGGTCGAGCAGGAGGCGCGCAACCCCGACCCGACGCACCCGACCGACGTCCCGTGGGCCGTCCCGCACCCCGACCGGATCGCCGCGCTGCTGCCGCCCGCGGACCCGGGCGACATCTTCTTCGACTTCGAGGGCGACCCCCTGTGGTTCGACGCCGCGATGGCGGGCGAGCCCGACGCCTGGGGCCTGGAGTACCTGTTCGGCGTCGTCGAGAACCCTCCCGCAACCGGTGCCGAGGCGCCGTTCGTCGCGTTCTGGGCGCACGACCGCGCCGCCGAGCGCGTCGCCCTGCGCGACTTCCTCGCCTACCTCGCGCGGCGCCGCGCACAGCACCCCGGGATGCACGTCTACCACTACGCCGCGTACGAGAAGACGACGCTGCGCAAGCTCGCCGGGCGGCACGGCGAGGGCGAGGCGCAGGTCGACGCGCTGCTGCGCGAGGGCCTGCTCGTCGACCTGTACGCCGCCGTCAAGGCGGGCGTCCGCACCGGGCAGCGGTCGGCCTCGCTGAAGAAGCTCGAGCCCCTGTACATGGCGACGGGCCGCGGCGACGGCGTGACGAACGCGGCCGACTCGATCGTCGAGTACGCCGAGGCGGTCGCCGCGCGCGACGCCGGACGCCTCGACGACTGGACCGACCGCATCAAGGCCATCGAGGTCTACAACCACTACGACTGCGACTCGACGCTCGGGCTGCGCGACTGGCTGCTCGCCCGCCTGGACGAGGCCGGGCTCGCCCCGACGCGCGCCGTCGTGCTCGACCCCGAGGCGCAGGCCCGCGCCGCCGAGCTCGCCGCCCCGGACCCGCTCGAGGACGAGCTGCTGGCGCTCGCCGGGCTCGGGCCGGGCGAGGGCGTCGTGCGCACGCCCGCGCGGCAGGCCGTCGCGCTCGTCGCCGGGGCGCTGCGGTACCACCAGCGCGAGGACAAGCCCTACTGGTGGGGTCACTTCGACCGCCTCGGCGCGCACCCGTCGGACTGGGCCGAGCGCCGCAACGTGCTGCTCGCGGACCGCCCCGGAGCGGTGGAGGTCGTCACCGACTGGCACCTGCCGGCGGGCAAGCAGGTCGAGCGGCGCGTCCTGCGGCTCACGGGCAGGCTCGAGCCCGGCAGCGACCTGCGACCGGGCGCCCAGGCCGTCGGCCTGTACGACCCTCCCCTGCCGGAGTGCGTCAAGACGTCGCTCGACGCGCCGCGCGGCTGGTGCGAGCGCATGACGGTGCTCGAGGTCACCGCCGAGGTCGACGGGACCCGACCGCGCGACGTGCTGCTGGTCGAGGAGACCCGGCCGCGCGGATCGGCGGCGTTCACCGAGCTGCCGATGGCGCTGGCACCCGCCGGGCCGATCGCGACCGCGCCGCTGCGCGAGGCGATCCGCGGGCTCGCGCAGCGGGTGCACGACGCGGCGACGTCCGGCGGCTCGGCGGCGGACGACGACGTGCCGCTGCCGCGGGCCGCGGTCCTCGACCTGGCGCGCCGCACACCGCCCCGCACCCGCTCCGGCGGGCCCCTGCCGGCGGCCGGCGGCGACCTGGTCGACGTGCTCACGCGCGCCGTGCTCGACCTCGACGACTCCTACCTCGCCGTCCAGGGACCGCCCGGGACCGGCAAGACGTACACGGGCGCCCGCGTGATCGCCGCGCTCGTCGCGCGCGGGTGGCGCGTCGGGGTGGTCGCGCAGTCGCACGCCGTCGTCGAGAACATGCTGCGGGGCGTGGCCGGCGCGGGCGTCCCCGCGGGTGCGATCGCCAAGAAGGCGCCCGCGGCATCCGACGGGCGCGCCGCCGACCCGGCGGCGCCGTGGACCTGGGTGCCGGACGCGGGCTTCGGGGCCTTCTGGGCCGCGCACCCCGGCGGTGCGCCCGGGGCCGGGGCCGTGCTCGGTGGGACGGCGTGGGACCTCGTCAACGCCAAGCGCCGTCCCACCGAGCCGCTGGACCTGCTCGTCGTCGACGAGGCCGGGCAGTTCGCGCTCGCGACGACGTTCGCGGTGGCCGGGGCGGCCCGCAACCTGCTGCTGCTGGGCGACCCGCAGCAGCTCCCGCAGGTCAGCCAGGGCACGCACCCCGAGCCGGTCGACCGCAGCGCGCTGGGCTGGCTGACGGACGGTTCCGACACGCTGCCCGCAGACCTCGGGTACTTCCTGCCCGTGACCTACCGGATGCACCCCGACCTGTGCGCGGCGGTCTCGACGCTCGCCTACGAGGGCCGGCTCGTCGCCTCACCCGGCGCGGCCGCGCGCTCGCTCGACGGCGTGCCCCCCGGTGTGCACGGCGTGCTCGTCGACCACGATGGCAACGCCGTCGCGTCGCCCGAGGAGGCCGACGTGGTCGTGCGGCTCGTCGCGGACCTCGTCGGCCGCACCTGGCGCGACCCCGGGGCGACGCCGGCGGAGCGCCCGCTGACCGCGGCGGACGTGCTGGTCGTCGCCGCCTACAACGCGCAGGTGTGGACGGTCCGGCGCGCGCTCGACGCGGCCGGGTTCACCGCGACCCGCGTCGGGACCGTCGACCGGTTCCAGGGGCAGGAGGCGCCCGTCGTGCTCGTGACGACCGCTGCGTCCTCCCCCGCGCAGGTGCCGCGCGGCCTGGACTTCCTGCTCGACCGCAACCGGATCAACGTCGCGGTGTCCCGTGGGCAGTGGGCGGCGTTCGTCGTCCGCTCGGCGCACCTGACGCGGACCCTGCCGTCCCGCCCCGAGTCCCTCGAGCGGCTGGGGGCGTTCGTCGGGCTGACGACGCGATCGGTCGTGCCGGCGCCCCCGGGCACGTAG
- a CDS encoding ChbG/HpnK family deacetylase, producing MSRLLVVTADDLGLTPGVNEAVRRGHVDGVVTATSLLAVGTAFDDAARLLRDHPTLELGAHLALVGEDPPLLSAREVPTLVDRDGRFPLSYRTVVARGLAGRIDPDDVRRELGAQLERVQGVGVPVTHLDTHQHTHLWPLVGRVVTELALAAGVPAVRLPRSRAVGATGVGVGVLSHGLRRRLARAGLTTTDDYAGLDEAGAMDETRLAATLRAAAARGARTLEVNAHPGVADDPQAARFAWGYRWADELAALTSPGTRALLDACGYRLTGFAGLGASDAHDAEGRA from the coding sequence GTGAGCCGGCTGCTCGTCGTCACCGCCGACGACCTCGGCCTCACGCCCGGGGTCAACGAGGCCGTGCGCCGGGGGCACGTCGACGGCGTCGTCACCGCGACGTCGCTGCTCGCGGTCGGCACGGCGTTCGACGACGCCGCCCGCCTGCTGCGCGACCACCCGACGCTCGAGCTCGGCGCGCACCTCGCGCTCGTCGGCGAGGACCCCCCGCTGCTGTCCGCACGCGAGGTCCCGACCCTCGTCGACCGCGACGGCCGGTTCCCCCTGAGCTACCGGACGGTCGTCGCGCGCGGGCTGGCGGGGCGCATCGACCCGGACGACGTCCGGCGCGAGCTCGGCGCCCAGCTCGAGCGCGTGCAGGGCGTCGGCGTGCCGGTCACGCACCTCGACACCCACCAGCACACGCACCTGTGGCCGCTCGTGGGCCGGGTCGTCACCGAGCTCGCGCTCGCGGCGGGCGTGCCGGCGGTGCGGCTGCCGCGCAGCCGGGCGGTCGGCGCGACGGGCGTCGGCGTCGGCGTCCTGAGCCACGGCCTGCGCCGCCGCCTGGCGCGCGCCGGCCTGACCACGACCGACGACTACGCGGGCCTCGACGAGGCGGGCGCGATGGACGAGACCCGGCTGGCCGCGACGCTGCGGGCCGCGGCCGCCCGCGGCGCGCGCACGCTCGAGGTCAACGCCCACCCGGGGGTCGCGGACGACCCGCAGGCCGCACGGTTCGCGTGGGGGTACCGGTGGGCGGACGAGCTCGCCGCGCTGACGTCGCCGGGCACGCGCGCCCTCCTCGACGCGTGCGGGTACCGCCTGACAGGCTTCGCCGGGCTGGGCGCGTCGGACGCCCACGACGCGGAGGGACGGGCATGA
- a CDS encoding alkene reductase, which translates to MSTLFDPVTVGRIPLPSRLVMAPMTRNRATPQGVVTPLTAEYYAQRAGAGLIVSESIQPSVRGQGYILTPGLHSAEQVAAWRLVTDAVHARGGRIVAQLTHCGRIGHPSLYPDGELPIAPSAVASGEQLIGFEGPLDHPTPREMTPADVATAVQEFAHSARNAVEAGFDGVEVHGGNGFLVHQFLADNTNLRTDAYGGSATHRARFAVEVVRAVADVVGADRVGIRVSPGSPYNGMVEADPVPVYTALLDELAGLGIAYLHVIEMGTRDLTEQLRSAWPGTLILNPHVTMAVYPATAEAAHEAMAAGVADAVSLAALWLANPDLDARIRAGGPFNTPDPATFYGGDHVGYTDYPALADIIPVGRASSAGVPLDR; encoded by the coding sequence ATGAGCACGCTGTTCGACCCGGTCACCGTGGGCAGGATCCCGCTGCCGTCCCGCCTGGTGATGGCCCCGATGACGCGCAACAGGGCGACCCCGCAGGGCGTCGTCACCCCGCTGACCGCCGAGTACTACGCCCAGCGCGCCGGCGCCGGCCTGATCGTCTCCGAGAGCATCCAGCCGAGCGTGCGGGGCCAGGGCTACATCCTGACCCCCGGCCTGCACAGCGCCGAGCAGGTGGCGGCCTGGCGCCTGGTCACCGACGCGGTGCACGCGAGGGGCGGCCGCATCGTCGCGCAGCTCACCCACTGCGGCCGGATCGGGCACCCGTCGCTGTACCCGGACGGCGAGCTGCCGATCGCGCCGTCCGCCGTGGCCTCCGGTGAGCAGCTGATCGGCTTCGAGGGCCCGCTGGACCACCCGACGCCGCGGGAGATGACACCCGCGGACGTCGCCACCGCCGTCCAGGAGTTCGCGCACAGCGCCCGCAACGCCGTCGAGGCCGGCTTCGACGGGGTCGAGGTGCACGGCGGCAACGGCTTCCTGGTGCACCAGTTCCTCGCCGACAACACCAACCTGCGCACCGACGCGTACGGCGGCTCCGCCACCCACCGCGCCCGCTTCGCCGTCGAGGTCGTGCGCGCGGTCGCCGACGTCGTCGGCGCCGACCGTGTCGGCATCCGCGTCTCGCCGGGCAGCCCGTACAACGGCATGGTCGAGGCCGACCCCGTCCCGGTCTACACCGCGCTGCTCGACGAGCTCGCGGGGCTCGGCATCGCGTACCTGCACGTCATCGAGATGGGCACGCGCGACCTGACCGAGCAGCTGCGGTCCGCCTGGCCCGGCACGCTGATCCTCAACCCGCACGTGACCATGGCGGTCTACCCCGCGACCGCCGAGGCGGCGCACGAGGCGATGGCCGCCGGCGTCGCCGACGCGGTGTCCCTGGCGGCCCTGTGGCTGGCCAACCCGGACCTCGACGCGCGCATCCGGGCCGGCGGTCCGTTCAACACGCCGGACCCCGCGACGTTCTACGGCGGCGACCACGTCGGGTACACCGACTACCCGGCGCTGGCGGACATCATCCCGGTGGGGCGCGCGTCGTCGGCGGGCGTACCGCTCGACCGCTGA